One Malus sylvestris chromosome 14, drMalSylv7.2, whole genome shotgun sequence DNA segment encodes these proteins:
- the LOC126599761 gene encoding proteasome subunit alpha type-3-like: MSSIGTGYDLSVTTFSPDGRVFQIEYAAKAVDNSGTVIGIKCKDGVVMAVEKLIASKMMLPGSNRRIHSVHRHSGMAVAGLAADGRQIVARTKSEATNYESVYGEQIPVKELAERVASYVHLCTLYWWLRPFGCGIILGGYDRDGPQLYMVEPSGVSYRYFGAAIGKGRQAAKTEIEKLKLLELTCRQGVIEVAKIIYGIHDEAKDKEFELEMSWVCDESNRLHQKVPDELLEEAKAAAKAALEDMDAD; this comes from the exons atgagcaGCATCGGAACAGGTTACGATCTCTCCGTCACCACATTCTCCCCCGACGGCCGCGTCTTCCAGATCGAGTACGCCGCCAAAGCCGTCGACAACTCCGG GACTGTCATTGGGATCAAATGTAAGGACGGCGTTGTTATG GCTGTGGAAAAGCTCATAGCGTCGAAGATGATGCTGCCCGGTTCTAATAGAAGGATTCATTCAGTTCATCGCCACTCCGGGATG GCAGTGGCAGGATTAGCTGCAGATGGTAGGCAAATTGTTGCTAGGACCAAGTCTGAAGCCACCAACTATGAAAG TGTGTATGGTGAACAGATTCCTGTTAAGGAACTTGCTGAACGTGTTGCTAGTTATGTGCATTTGTGTACACTATATTGGTGGCTCAG ACCTTTTGGATGTGGGATAATCCTTGGTGGTTATGACAGAGATGGGCCACAATTGTACATGGTTGAACCTTCTGGTGTTTCTTAT AGGTATTTTGGTGCTGCAATTGGAAAGGGCAGGCAGGCTGCCAAGAC AGAGATTgaaaagttgaagcttttggagTTGACTTGTCGGCAAGGAGTTATTGAAGTAGCCAAGAT CATTTATGGAATTCATGATGAGGCAAAGGATAAGGAATTTGAGTTAGAAATGAGCTGGGTCTGTGACGAATCAAACCGTCTGCATCAGAAG GTTCCAGATGAGCTTCTAGAGGAAGCAAAGGCAGCGGCTAAAGCAGCATTGGAAGATATGGATGCAGATTAA